The following proteins are encoded in a genomic region of Actinomadura sp. NAK00032:
- a CDS encoding TetR/AcrR family transcriptional regulator — translation MARGRPRTFDRDAALTAAIRLFWERGYEATSVSDLTDAMGIRPASLYAAFGDKKALFKEAVEAYGRSPEGAFMSNALTEEPTAREAFARILNEAAAIYPDPSHPAGCLTISAATNVTPQDAEMETFLRDLRNTNLKHFETRLRQAQSDGELPATANPKALAHYFAAVIQGMSQQARDGATHKTLTDIATQALQAWPLPD, via the coding sequence ATGGCACGAGGACGCCCCCGCACCTTCGACCGAGACGCGGCCCTGACGGCAGCCATCCGCCTCTTCTGGGAGCGCGGCTACGAGGCGACGTCCGTCAGCGACCTGACGGACGCGATGGGCATCAGGCCGGCGAGCCTCTACGCGGCGTTCGGCGACAAGAAGGCTCTGTTCAAAGAGGCGGTAGAGGCGTACGGCCGCTCCCCAGAGGGCGCGTTCATGTCCAACGCCCTCACCGAAGAACCCACCGCCCGCGAGGCGTTCGCCCGCATCCTCAACGAGGCCGCAGCCATCTACCCGGACCCGTCCCACCCGGCCGGCTGCCTAACGATCAGCGCCGCCACCAACGTCACCCCGCAGGACGCTGAGATGGAGACGTTCCTACGCGACCTGCGCAACACCAACCTGAAGCACTTCGAGACCCGCCTACGGCAAGCCCAGTCAGACGGCGAACTCCCCGCCACGGCCAACCCCAAGGCCCTGGCCCACTACTTCGCCGCAGTAATCCAAGGCATGTCCCAACAAGCCCGAGACGGCGCCACCCACAAGACCCTCACCGACATAGCCACCCAAGCCCTACAAGCCTGGCCACTCCCTGACTAA
- a CDS encoding glucose 1-dehydrogenase — protein MGTLDGKVALVTGGSRGIGRGIAERLGSDGAVVVVTYARERAAAEEVVERIRKDGGQAFAIQAEFGRHGDAHAMWDAFDAVVERPGVDIIVNNAAIGTSGDLESMSEDEFDRLFAVNVRAPFFLVQQGLGRLRDGGRIINISSGAASIALPDIMAYGATKGALDTLTLNLAKQLGPRGITVNSVAPGIVDTDTNAPWLRGNAEALAHAESLSALGRIGQPEDIAGVVSFLASDDASWMTGRVVDVTGGAGL, from the coding sequence ATGGGTACGTTGGACGGCAAGGTCGCGCTGGTCACCGGTGGCAGCCGGGGGATCGGGCGGGGGATCGCCGAGCGGCTCGGGAGTGACGGGGCCGTGGTCGTTGTCACCTACGCGCGGGAGCGGGCGGCGGCCGAGGAGGTCGTTGAGCGCATTCGCAAGGACGGCGGGCAAGCCTTCGCGATCCAGGCCGAGTTCGGGCGGCACGGTGATGCCCACGCGATGTGGGACGCCTTTGACGCGGTGGTCGAGCGGCCCGGCGTCGACATCATCGTGAACAACGCGGCCATCGGAACCAGTGGGGATCTGGAGTCGATGAGCGAGGACGAGTTCGATCGGCTGTTCGCCGTGAACGTTCGGGCGCCCTTCTTTCTCGTCCAGCAGGGGCTCGGGCGGCTGAGGGACGGCGGCCGGATCATCAACATCTCCAGCGGCGCGGCCTCGATCGCGTTGCCGGACATCATGGCCTACGGGGCGACCAAGGGAGCGCTCGACACCCTGACGCTCAACCTCGCCAAGCAGTTGGGGCCGCGGGGGATCACCGTGAACTCGGTCGCCCCCGGCATTGTGGACACCGACACGAACGCTCCATGGCTGAGGGGCAATGCGGAGGCGCTTGCGCATGCCGAGTCGCTGTCCGCGCTGGGACGGATCGGGCAGCCCGAGGACATCGCCGGTGTCGTCTCCTTCCTCGCGTCCGATGACGCCAGTTGGATGACGGGAAGAGTCGTTGACGTGACCGGTGGCGCCGGATTGTGA
- a CDS encoding serine/threonine-protein kinase gives MQRVVPLEARDPRQVGGFQILGRLGVGGQGVVYQGRGRDGTLVAVKVLHEQLVASRANRNALARELEAARRVAPFSTAQVIAADLDAERPYVVSEYVDGASLEEVVESEGPQKGNALHRLSVATATALVAIHEAGIVHRDFKPANVLIGTDGPRVIDFGIARLFENTTTLTGKVVGTPTYMSPEQAAGERVGPATDVFAWGGVMTYAAVGRPPFGRGPMAAVMVRLAHEDPDLGDLPEPMRGLVMACLEKDPARRPTAHAVLMRLVAAPVSVQAPVEGPAPYPEPGPARNVTQSDPETQPATLSPDTNPEPVPPAVAPDRLLIRRPSLGRKPSLWWSTLSAVAALLVVAGFLFVQNVRNGYYVGEEDGKVVLYRGTKDTVLGLSLSRKAASKEQLNPPIVVADLPGSVQGQVKETFAVRGPEALRDLAKRVCKYGLGEDVGKVVIVKGRGQADCRQTMVVASDIRVSELPRSDAAKVTAGEFAFVGRAAADAALSRLADRRDACKESGGPAIADCPSAAS, from the coding sequence ATGCAGCGTGTCGTTCCGTTGGAAGCGCGTGATCCTCGGCAGGTCGGCGGGTTCCAGATCCTCGGTCGGCTTGGTGTGGGCGGCCAGGGAGTGGTGTATCAGGGGCGCGGGCGGGACGGGACGCTCGTCGCGGTCAAGGTGCTGCATGAGCAGCTGGTCGCCAGCCGTGCGAACCGGAATGCGCTGGCGAGAGAGCTGGAGGCCGCCCGTCGGGTCGCGCCCTTCTCCACGGCTCAGGTCATTGCCGCCGACTTGGACGCCGAGCGGCCGTATGTGGTGAGCGAGTACGTCGATGGCGCGTCCCTTGAGGAGGTCGTGGAGTCGGAGGGGCCGCAGAAAGGCAACGCGCTTCATCGGCTGTCGGTCGCGACGGCTACCGCATTGGTCGCCATTCATGAGGCGGGGATCGTCCACCGGGACTTCAAACCGGCGAACGTTCTGATCGGGACGGACGGGCCGCGGGTCATCGACTTCGGGATCGCGCGTCTCTTCGAGAACACGACGACGTTGACGGGCAAGGTCGTCGGCACTCCCACGTACATGTCTCCTGAACAGGCCGCCGGGGAGCGGGTCGGGCCGGCGACCGATGTGTTCGCCTGGGGCGGGGTCATGACGTACGCCGCAGTGGGACGGCCGCCCTTCGGGCGCGGGCCGATGGCTGCGGTGATGGTTCGCCTCGCCCATGAAGACCCCGATCTCGGTGACCTTCCGGAGCCGATGCGTGGTCTGGTCATGGCGTGTTTGGAGAAGGACCCGGCGCGCCGGCCGACGGCTCATGCGGTGCTCATGCGCCTGGTCGCGGCGCCCGTGAGCGTGCAGGCGCCGGTCGAGGGGCCTGCCCCGTACCCGGAGCCGGGGCCCGCGCGCAACGTCACCCAATCCGATCCCGAAACTCAGCCCGCCACTTTGTCGCCGGACACGAACCCGGAGCCGGTGCCGCCTGCGGTGGCTCCCGATCGACTGTTGATCCGGCGTCCTTCGCTCGGCCGGAAGCCCTCGCTGTGGTGGTCGACGCTTTCGGCCGTTGCGGCCTTGCTCGTCGTCGCTGGGTTCCTATTCGTGCAGAACGTGCGAAACGGCTACTACGTCGGGGAGGAGGACGGCAAAGTCGTCCTCTATCGAGGTACGAAGGACACGGTGCTGGGCCTCAGCCTCTCACGCAAGGCGGCCAGTAAGGAGCAGTTGAATCCGCCGATCGTGGTCGCCGACCTTCCCGGGAGTGTGCAGGGGCAGGTGAAGGAGACCTTCGCGGTGCGGGGGCCGGAAGCGCTGCGCGACCTGGCGAAACGGGTCTGCAAGTACGGCCTGGGTGAGGACGTGGGCAAGGTCGTCATCGTGAAGGGGCGCGGGCAGGCTGATTGCCGCCAGACCATGGTCGTGGCCAGCGACATTCGCGTCAGCGAGTTGCCCAGGTCGGACGCGGCCAAGGTGACGGCTGGGGAGTTCGCGTTCGTCGGTCGGGCGGCGGCTGACGCGGCGCTCTCGCGGCTTGCCGACCGGCGGGACGCCTGTAAGGAATCGGGCGGACCGGCGATCGCGGACTGCCCGAGCGCCGCGTCATAG
- a CDS encoding nuclear transport factor 2 family protein translates to MDLVALEEIRRLKYRYLRCVDLKLWDEFADVFAEDAVAEYDTPVLGKTLRLEGRDAIVQYMRENLDDGKISAHTAGCPEIELDGDRATGIWSLDDTIIIPEHRLLIRGAAFYYDTYRREDGRWLVEKTGHRRTYEYMVSLDDAPSLKFTTSH, encoded by the coding sequence ATGGACCTGGTTGCTCTGGAAGAGATCCGGCGGCTCAAGTACCGCTACCTGCGGTGCGTCGACCTGAAGTTGTGGGACGAGTTCGCCGACGTGTTCGCGGAGGACGCCGTCGCCGAGTACGACACCCCCGTGCTCGGCAAGACGCTCCGGCTGGAGGGGCGGGACGCGATCGTCCAGTACATGCGGGAGAACCTGGACGACGGGAAGATCAGCGCCCACACGGCCGGGTGCCCGGAGATCGAGCTGGACGGGGACCGGGCCACCGGCATCTGGTCGCTGGACGACACGATCATCATCCCGGAGCACCGGCTGCTCATCCGGGGCGCCGCCTTCTACTACGACACCTACCGGCGCGAGGACGGGCGGTGGCTCGTGGAGAAGACCGGGCATCGGCGGACGTACGAGTACATGGTGTCCCTGGACGACGCCCCGAGCCTGAAGTTCACCACCTCCCATTGA
- a CDS encoding SDR family oxidoreductase: protein MAGLLEDKVVVISGVGPGLGRGLAVQCAKAGADVVLAARNEERLAEVAKEVEEIGRRAVTVPTDINDAAACERLAETAREAFGRVDGLVNNAFATPPLTDLTKVDLDAVRAGFETNVLAALHLTRLFVPALEEHGGSVVMVNSAVLRHSRRTFGAYKMAKAALLAMAQNLSTELGPRGVRVNTIAPGYIWADNLQWYFNHLAKKRGITAQEVYDENAATTDLRKLPEPDEVADAVVFMLSPLARAVTGQCLDVNSGEWHH from the coding sequence ATGGCGGGACTGCTGGAGGACAAGGTCGTCGTCATCTCGGGTGTCGGGCCCGGGCTGGGGCGCGGGCTGGCGGTGCAGTGCGCCAAGGCCGGTGCGGACGTGGTGCTCGCGGCGCGCAACGAGGAACGGCTCGCCGAGGTCGCCAAGGAGGTCGAGGAGATCGGGCGCCGGGCCGTCACGGTTCCGACCGACATCAATGACGCGGCGGCCTGCGAGCGGCTCGCGGAGACGGCCCGGGAAGCGTTCGGACGGGTCGACGGGCTGGTCAACAACGCCTTCGCCACGCCGCCGCTGACCGACCTCACGAAGGTCGACCTCGATGCGGTGCGGGCCGGGTTCGAGACCAATGTGCTCGCGGCGCTGCACCTGACCCGGTTGTTCGTTCCCGCGCTCGAAGAGCACGGCGGGTCCGTGGTCATGGTGAACTCGGCGGTGCTGCGGCATTCGCGGCGGACGTTCGGCGCCTACAAGATGGCCAAGGCCGCCCTTCTCGCGATGGCGCAGAACCTCTCGACCGAACTCGGGCCGCGCGGCGTCCGGGTCAACACGATCGCCCCCGGATACATCTGGGCCGACAACCTCCAGTGGTATTTCAACCACCTCGCCAAGAAGCGCGGTATCACCGCGCAGGAGGTCTACGACGAGAACGCCGCGACGACCGACCTCCGGAAACTGCCCGAGCCCGACGAGGTCGCCGACGCCGTGGTGTTCATGCTGTCGCCGCTGGCGCGGGCGGTCACCGGGCAATGCCTGGACGTCAATTCCGGCGAGTGGCACCACTAG